Part of the Virgibacillus necropolis genome, GTTACATAGTAGTTTCCACGTTGGGATACTTTTGTTCGCTCACTATCCTTATAATATTCTCTAAATAAAGCTGGGCAGTCTAGTTTTACAGCAATATCACCGATTTCATTTACTGCAACAGGATCTCCGTTATCATCGATAATATCCACTTCGTTACCTGGCGTTGGTTTACCCATTGATCCAGGTTTCACTTCCATATCCTTCATAACACCAAGTAACAACGTATTTTCCGTCTGACCATAACCATCGCGCACCGTTACATTAAAGTATTTAGTAAATGTATCAATTACCTCTCTATTTAATGGCTCTCCTGCAGAAACAGCACTATGTAAAGCTGGTAATTGATAATCATCAAGGTTGTCCACCTTTGCCATTAAGCGATATTCCGTCGGAGTACAACATAATACATTGATATCATTGTCACTTAATAGTTGTAAGTAAGTTTTCGGATCAAATTTACCATTGTACACAAATCCAGTTGCTCCAGATCCTAGTACGGATAAGAATGGACTCCAAATCCACTTTTGCCAACCTGGTCCTGCGGTTGCCCATACCTTATCCCCGTCATTGATACACAACCAGTTTTTTGATGCAGTTTTTAAATGTGCAAAGCCCCATCCATGTGTATGGACAACACCTTTTGGATTTCCAGTGGTACCAGAAGTATATGGTAAAAATGCTATATCGTCACTTTTCGTTTTTGCCATCTCCAGTTCATCAGATGTACCTCCTACTAAGGAATCTAAATGGAGCCACCCTTCAGCTGGCCCACCAACGACAAACCTGTTTAATTCTTCATATTCGTTAATTTGTTTATATTGATCCACAAATGGAAAATAACTGACAACCCCGCTTACTTCCCCATGCGTTATTCGATATTGTAGATCTTTTGTCTTTAACATTTCAGAACTTGGAATGATGATAACTCCAGTTTTTAATGCTGCAAGATAAACTTCATAAGCCTCGATTAATCGAGGAATCATTACCAATACTTTATCGCCTTGTTTCAGACCATTTTCTAAGAACGCATTCCCAATTCTGTTTACTTTATTCATTAACTCACTATACGTTATTTCTTTTTTATTCCCTTCATCATCTTGCCACTGCAATGCTTTTCTAGTTGGATCAGTTGCATAACGTTCCATTTCCATTACGATGTTATAATCTTTAGGTGCTAGTAAATCTTCTCTTTTCATTACTTTTCATCTCCAATGCTAGATTATCTATTTAGTATAGCAAAGGTTATGAAAATTTAAAATTGATACCTGTACTATTCAAATGAATTAGATATTCTAAACGGTTCAGCAAGAGTTGGTTTGTTTCAATCATCACTGTCTATATCCGTATCGTCATCTTCGTCTGATTCATTTGTGTCTTCTTTATCATCTTCTTTATCATTATCTTCATCTTCATTAGCCTCATCAGGCTTTTGATTTTTCAAAAACCATGATACAGAAGAGACTTCTCCAGTACTTTCCTGCACATAAACATGTGCACCTTCTGAATTATTCTCAACCGTCACTT contains:
- the mbcS gene encoding acyl-CoA synthetase MbcS, with translation MKREDLLAPKDYNIVMEMERYATDPTRKALQWQDDEGNKKEITYSELMNKVNRIGNAFLENGLKQGDKVLVMIPRLIEAYEVYLAALKTGVIIIPSSEMLKTKDLQYRITHGEVSGVVSYFPFVDQYKQINEYEELNRFVVGGPAEGWLHLDSLVGGTSDELEMAKTKSDDIAFLPYTSGTTGNPKGVVHTHGWGFAHLKTASKNWLCINDGDKVWATAGPGWQKWIWSPFLSVLGSGATGFVYNGKFDPKTYLQLLSDNDINVLCCTPTEYRLMAKVDNLDDYQLPALHSAVSAGEPLNREVIDTFTKYFNVTVRDGYGQTENTLLLGVMKDMEVKPGSMGKPTPGNEVDIIDDNGDPVAVNEIGDIAVKLDCPALFREYYKDSERTKVSQRGNYYVTGDQASKDANGYFWFEGRSDDIIISSGYTIGPFEVEDALVKHPYVQECAVVASPDEIRGNIVKAFIVLQGNVDKSNPDLVKELQDHVKGLTAPYKYPRKIEFINELPKTTSGKIRRIELRQKEKQTN